The Pseudophaeobacter arcticus DSM 23566 genome includes a region encoding these proteins:
- a CDS encoding protein meaA, with the protein MSQMQNDRKTDRPWLIRTYAGHSTAEASNALYRSNLAKGQTGLSVAFDLPTQTGYDSDHVLARGEVGKVGVPIGHLGDMRSLFDQIPLEQMNTSMTINATAPWLLSLYIAAAEEQGADVSQLQGTVQNDLIKEYLSRGTYICPPKPSLKMIADVAEYCYTNVPKWNPMNVCSYHLQEAGATPEQELAFALATAQAVLDELKPRIAPEDFPALVGRISFFVNAGIRFVTEMCKMRAFVDLWDEICRDRYGVEDSKFRRFRYGVQVNSLGLTEQQPENNVYRILIEMLAVTLSKKARARAVQLPAWNEALGLPRPWDQQWSMRMQQILAYETDLLEYEDLFEGNPAVDKKVEALKEGARAELANLQSMGGAVASIEYMKSRLVDSNAERLNRIERNETIVVGVNRWTEGEASPLQTEDGGIMVVDPAVEQEQISRLNAWRAARDTDAVAKALADLRAAARDGSNIMPPSINAAKAGVTTGEWAEEMRKVHGTYRGPTGVSGSPSNKTEGLEDLREAVNAVSDQLGRRLKFVVGKPGLDGHSNGAEQIAFRARDCGMDITYDGIRMTPEELVAQAQDDGAHVVGLSILSGSHLPLVEELMQRMRQADLGHIPVVVGGIIPDEDAEKLGKMGVARVYTPKDFELNTIMADIIKLSHPA; encoded by the coding sequence ATGTCGCAGATGCAGAATGACCGCAAAACTGATCGTCCCTGGCTGATCCGGACCTATGCCGGCCACTCCACTGCAGAGGCCTCGAATGCACTGTACCGCTCCAACCTGGCCAAGGGACAAACCGGCCTCTCGGTGGCTTTTGATCTGCCCACCCAGACCGGCTATGACAGTGACCATGTTCTGGCCCGCGGCGAAGTCGGCAAGGTTGGCGTCCCTATTGGCCACCTCGGTGATATGCGCAGCCTGTTTGATCAGATCCCGCTGGAGCAGATGAACACCTCGATGACCATCAATGCCACCGCGCCCTGGCTGCTGTCGCTCTATATTGCCGCCGCAGAAGAGCAAGGCGCGGATGTCAGCCAGTTGCAAGGCACAGTGCAAAACGATCTGATCAAAGAATATCTGAGCCGCGGCACCTATATCTGCCCGCCCAAGCCCAGCCTCAAGATGATCGCGGATGTGGCCGAATACTGCTACACCAATGTCCCCAAATGGAACCCGATGAATGTCTGCTCCTACCACCTGCAGGAGGCCGGCGCGACCCCCGAGCAGGAGCTGGCCTTTGCCCTTGCCACTGCACAGGCGGTTCTGGACGAGTTGAAGCCCCGCATCGCGCCCGAGGATTTCCCGGCACTTGTTGGCCGGATCTCTTTCTTTGTGAATGCCGGCATCCGTTTTGTCACCGAGATGTGCAAGATGCGCGCCTTTGTTGATCTCTGGGATGAGATCTGCCGCGACCGCTACGGTGTCGAGGATTCCAAATTCCGCCGCTTCCGCTACGGGGTGCAGGTGAATTCGCTTGGCCTGACCGAACAACAGCCCGAAAATAACGTCTACCGCATCCTGATTGAAATGCTGGCTGTGACGCTCTCAAAAAAGGCCCGCGCCCGTGCCGTGCAGCTGCCGGCCTGGAACGAAGCCCTGGGCCTGCCCCGCCCCTGGGATCAGCAATGGTCGATGCGGATGCAGCAGATCCTGGCCTATGAAACCGACCTTCTGGAGTATGAAGACCTGTTTGAAGGCAACCCGGCTGTCGACAAAAAGGTCGAGGCCCTGAAGGAAGGCGCCCGGGCCGAACTGGCCAACCTGCAATCCATGGGCGGCGCTGTTGCCTCGATTGAATATATGAAATCCCGCCTGGTGGACTCCAACGCCGAGCGCCTGAACCGCATTGAACGCAACGAGACCATTGTGGTGGGGGTGAACCGCTGGACCGAGGGTGAAGCCTCACCGCTGCAGACCGAAGACGGCGGCATCATGGTGGTTGACCCCGCCGTAGAGCAAGAACAGATCTCACGCCTCAACGCCTGGCGCGCCGCGCGCGACACCGACGCCGTGGCAAAGGCCCTGGCCGACCTGCGCGCTGCCGCGCGCGATGGCAGCAACATCATGCCCCCCTCGATCAATGCCGCCAAAGCTGGCGTCACCACTGGCGAATGGGCCGAAGAAATGCGCAAAGTCCACGGCACATATCGTGGCCCCACCGGGGTATCCGGCTCGCCGTCAAACAAGACCGAAGGGCTGGAGGATCTCCGCGAGGCGGTCAATGCCGTCTCCGATCAGCTGGGGCGCCGGTTAAAGTTCGTGGTTGGCAAACCTGGTCTGGACGGCCATTCAAATGGGGCCGAGCAAATCGCCTTCCGTGCCCGGGACTGCGGCATGGACATCACCTATGACGGCATTCGAATGACCCCCGAGGAACTGGTTGCACAGGCGCAGGATGACGGTGCCCATGTTGTTGGCCTGTCCATTCTCTCCGGCAGTCACCTGCCACTTGTCGAAGAATTGATGCAGCGCATGCGCCAGGCTGACCTAGGCCATATCCCCGTTGTGGTCGGCGGAATCATTCCTGATGAGGATGCAGAGAAATTGGGGAAAATGGGCGTCGCCCGCGTATACACTCCAAAGGATTTTGAATTAAACACAATCATGGCGGATATTATTAAACTTTCACACCCCGCATAG
- a CDS encoding 1-acyl-sn-glycerol-3-phosphate acyltransferase, with the protein MTRTVELPLWLLVLILLFAAVTFASHFLFPSVRWFFRRRFERAVARLNMRLERPIEPFKLTRRYDMIQRLIYDPEVAREIARHAAAEGIPENVAFEQARSYAREIVPSFSAFAYFGFAIRAARMLSNAIYRVRLGYQDEAALRQLDPNATLVFVMNHRSNMDYVLVTYLAARRSALSYAVGEWARVWPLSRLIRAMGAYFIRRKSRNDLYRRVLSAYMRLATQGGATQAMFPEGGLSLDGALAEPKLGLLKYIVEAGDAYAEDPQGRDVIFVPVALNYDWVLEDTILTSAARAGERRFKARIGVVMARVLRQLWLWLTGRYHRFGYAAVNFGRPLSLRDFAKDRQEDGDLQQQNHGAEGPTREPAADLTVDQTARLTTDLAAELLSRIGAAVPVLPVPLAAWLLLRQGAMRVETLERHMVAMHQQMPAIEVHHHSASLRTAAEEARRILVMRGLVRQQDGLLMPVQAKQDLLRYYANSIAHLLPEGPLGLEQADDAATALGVSATARS; encoded by the coding sequence ATGACGCGAACAGTTGAGCTTCCGCTTTGGCTTTTGGTGCTGATCCTGCTGTTTGCGGCGGTCACTTTTGCCTCGCATTTTTTGTTTCCTTCGGTGCGCTGGTTCTTTCGTCGCCGGTTCGAGCGGGCTGTGGCGCGGTTGAATATGCGGTTGGAACGGCCGATTGAGCCGTTCAAACTGACCCGCCGCTATGACATGATCCAACGCTTGATTTATGATCCCGAGGTGGCGCGGGAGATTGCGCGCCATGCCGCCGCTGAGGGCATCCCAGAAAACGTCGCCTTTGAACAGGCCCGCAGCTATGCCCGGGAGATCGTGCCGAGCTTTTCGGCCTTTGCCTATTTTGGCTTTGCCATTCGGGCTGCGCGCATGCTGTCAAACGCCATCTACCGTGTGCGGCTTGGATATCAGGACGAAGCGGCGCTGCGCCAACTTGATCCAAATGCAACGCTGGTTTTTGTGATGAATCACCGCTCCAATATGGACTACGTACTGGTGACCTATCTGGCAGCGCGGCGCTCGGCGCTGTCTTATGCGGTGGGGGAATGGGCGCGTGTCTGGCCTCTGTCTCGGCTGATCCGCGCCATGGGGGCCTATTTTATCAGGCGTAAATCGCGCAATGATCTCTACCGCAGGGTGCTTTCGGCCTATATGCGGCTGGCCACGCAGGGCGGGGCAACCCAGGCGATGTTCCCCGAGGGAGGGTTGAGCCTGGATGGGGCCCTGGCTGAACCAAAGTTGGGGTTATTGAAATACATCGTTGAAGCGGGCGACGCCTATGCTGAGGATCCGCAGGGGCGCGATGTGATCTTTGTTCCGGTGGCCTTAAACTATGACTGGGTCTTGGAAGATACCATTCTGACATCGGCGGCACGCGCCGGGGAACGCCGCTTCAAGGCCCGAATCGGTGTCGTCATGGCGCGCGTTTTGCGCCAGCTCTGGTTGTGGCTGACAGGCCGCTATCACCGTTTTGGCTATGCCGCTGTAAATTTTGGCCGCCCGCTAAGCCTGCGGGATTTTGCAAAAGACCGCCAAGAGGACGGCGATTTGCAGCAGCAAAACCATGGGGCGGAGGGTCCCACCCGCGAACCTGCCGCCGACCTGACAGTTGATCAGACAGCCCGTCTGACTACGGATCTTGCCGCTGAACTGCTGTCACGGATCGGGGCGGCTGTCCCGGTTCTGCCGGTGCCGCTGGCGGCCTGGCTGTTGCTGCGCCAGGGTGCCATGCGGGTGGAAACTCTGGAGCGTCACATGGTGGCGATGCACCAGCAGATGCCGGCAATTGAGGTGCATCATCACAGCGCCAGCCTGCGCACCGCCGCAGAAGAGGCCCGACGCATTCTGGTTATGCGGGGGCTGGTGCGGCAGCAAGACGGGCTGTTGATGCCGGTGCAGGCCAAACAGGACCTGCTGCGGTACTATGCAAACTCCATTGCGCATCTGCTTCCAGAGGGGCCACTGGGTCTTGAACAGGCGGATGATGCTGCGACTGCATTGGGTGTTTCTGCGACTGCGAGGTCATAA
- a CDS encoding helix-turn-helix transcriptional regulator: protein MTTKTELDKILTALDGTQTLEGLQSIIESICKVFAIDHAMYHWVDSAGDHYYFGTYSDAWTQQYQNKNYTRIDPVVSGCYQRFHPVDWRRLSWSSKPAREFFQDAMEHGVGNQGYSVPIRGPNGQFALFSVSHHCDDATWDKFTEQNSRDLILIGHYFNRKALEFEPDRAPEQAQPLSPRELDALTLLGIGYSRAQVAKTLSISEHTLRVYIESARFKLGALNTTHAIARAVSCGMVII from the coding sequence ATGACGACCAAAACTGAACTGGACAAGATACTGACGGCGTTGGATGGCACGCAGACCCTTGAGGGGTTGCAGAGTATCATTGAGAGTATCTGCAAGGTGTTTGCCATTGATCACGCGATGTATCACTGGGTCGATAGCGCTGGGGATCACTACTATTTTGGCACCTATTCAGATGCCTGGACCCAGCAATATCAGAACAAAAACTACACGCGGATCGACCCGGTTGTTTCAGGCTGTTATCAGCGCTTTCATCCGGTGGATTGGCGGCGTCTTAGCTGGTCAAGCAAACCCGCGCGCGAGTTTTTCCAGGATGCGATGGAACATGGCGTTGGCAATCAGGGCTATTCGGTTCCCATTCGCGGCCCCAATGGCCAGTTTGCCTTGTTTTCAGTAAGCCACCACTGCGATGATGCGACCTGGGACAAATTTACCGAACAAAACAGCCGGGATCTGATCCTGATTGGGCATTACTTCAATCGTAAGGCGCTGGAGTTTGAACCCGACCGCGCGCCAGAGCAGGCACAGCCGCTGTCCCCCCGAGAACTGGATGCGCTTACCCTGTTGGGAATCGGATATAGCCGGGCGCAGGTTGCAAAGACCCTGTCGATTTCCGAGCACACTTTGCGGGTATATATTGAAAGCGCCCGCTTTAAGCTGGGTGCGCTGAACACCACCCACGCCATTGCCCGCGCAGTGAGCTGCGGAATGGTGATTATCTAA
- a CDS encoding acyl-homoserine-lactone synthase translates to MLRYVYARDLNAHADLAHSMFVDRADQFQTRLGWDVQVDHQGEERDQYDALNPLYVIWETPDGRHGGSMRFLPTTGPVMVNDVFGDLTGGNPICSPLIWECTRFCLSRDATGNVAGALTLAGLEIMRNLSIPHFAGVFDRRMVRIYRSLGFSPEIIKSAGVGRDRISLGLWEYDVQAYRRVAQRAGIAPELSQLWFDRSFGGTSAEAPMRMTG, encoded by the coding sequence ATGCTACGCTATGTCTATGCACGTGATTTGAATGCCCATGCAGATTTGGCGCATTCGATGTTTGTGGATCGCGCCGATCAATTCCAAACCAGATTGGGTTGGGATGTTCAGGTGGATCACCAGGGCGAGGAACGCGATCAATATGACGCGCTGAACCCTCTCTATGTGATCTGGGAAACACCCGATGGCCGCCATGGTGGCTCGATGCGGTTTTTGCCAACAACCGGGCCGGTGATGGTCAATGATGTGTTTGGGGACCTGACCGGTGGCAATCCGATTTGCAGCCCATTGATCTGGGAATGTACCCGGTTCTGCCTTTCGCGGGATGCAACCGGAAATGTGGCCGGCGCTCTGACGCTTGCCGGTCTGGAGATCATGCGAAACCTCTCGATTCCCCATTTTGCCGGGGTGTTTGACCGTCGCATGGTGCGGATCTACCGCAGTCTTGGCTTTAGTCCAGAGATCATAAAATCCGCAGGTGTGGGCCGTGACAGGATTAGTCTTGGGCTATGGGAATATGACGTTCAGGCCTATCGGAGGGTGGCGCAACGGGCGGGAATTGCGCCGGAGCTGTCCCAG
- the deoD gene encoding purine-nucleoside phosphorylase has translation MTIHIGAQKGDIAETVLMPGDPYRAKWAAENFLQDAQLVNEVRGMLGYTGSWKGHRVTIQGSGMGMPSLSIYANELIRDFGAKTLIRIGSCGGMQPQVKLRDVILAMTATTLASPSQSIFKEVNFAPSADWSLLHAAVQAAQSRDIGTHVGGIYSSDTFYDERSDLNEQMVRHGILGVEMEAAELYTLAARYQCRALAVLTVSDHLGTGEALPSDQRERSFGDMVEIALEAAFA, from the coding sequence ATGACCATTCATATCGGCGCTCAAAAGGGTGATATTGCAGAAACCGTTCTCATGCCAGGCGACCCCTATCGGGCCAAATGGGCAGCAGAGAATTTCCTGCAGGATGCCCAACTGGTAAACGAAGTGCGCGGAATGCTGGGCTATACCGGCAGTTGGAAGGGTCACAGGGTTACAATTCAGGGCAGCGGCATGGGAATGCCCTCCCTTTCGATCTACGCAAATGAATTGATCCGGGACTTTGGGGCAAAAACCCTGATCCGTATCGGGTCATGTGGCGGAATGCAGCCGCAGGTCAAATTGCGCGATGTTATTTTGGCGATGACAGCAACCACCCTCGCCTCCCCCTCCCAAAGCATTTTTAAGGAAGTGAACTTTGCCCCCTCGGCGGATTGGTCACTTTTGCATGCCGCGGTGCAGGCAGCACAATCGCGCGATATTGGCACTCATGTTGGTGGCATTTATTCCTCCGATACCTTTTATGACGAACGCTCCGATCTGAACGAACAGATGGTGCGCCACGGCATTCTTGGCGTCGAAATGGAGGCGGCTGAGCTGTACACTCTGGCGGCCCGCTATCAGTGCCGCGCCTTGGCTGTTCTCACGGTTTCTGACCACCTGGGCACCGGCGAAGCCCTGCCCTCTGACCAGCGGGAACGCAGCTTTGGTGATATGGTCGAAATCGCTTTGGAAGCCGCCTTTGCCTGA
- a CDS encoding H-NS histone family protein, giving the protein MSFDLSKMSRKELLELKTGIDDALKEAEQRERKEAIKAAEEAAAKFGFSLEEIAGQAKSTGKKQKAAAKYRNPHNPEETWSGRGRKPHWVHSAITSGMDISDLEI; this is encoded by the coding sequence ATGAGCTTTGACCTTTCAAAAATGTCCCGTAAAGAGCTTTTGGAACTAAAGACCGGCATTGATGACGCCCTGAAAGAAGCAGAACAGCGCGAGCGCAAGGAAGCCATTAAGGCCGCCGAAGAGGCCGCTGCCAAGTTTGGCTTCTCTCTGGAGGAAATCGCAGGCCAGGCAAAGAGCACCGGCAAGAAACAAAAGGCCGCTGCAAAATACCGTAACCCACACAATCCAGAAGAAACTTGGAGTGGCCGTGGTCGCAAGCCTCATTGGGTGCATTCCGCCATCACCTCTGGTATGGATATCTCTGACCTGGAAATCTGA
- the ccrA gene encoding crotonyl-CoA carboxylase/reductase, with amino-acid sequence MALDTQTGPLSYEAPEKDLYEVGEMPPMGYVPKKMYAWAIRKDRHGEPDSAMLQEVVEVPELDSHDVLVLVMAAGVNYNGVWAALGKPISPFDGHKAPYHVAGSDAAGIVWAVGDKVKRWKIGDEVVIHCNQDDGDDEECNGGDPMYSPSQRIWGYETPDGSFSQFTRVQSQQLMPRPKHLTWEESACYTLTLATAYRMLFGHEPHDLKPGQNVLVWGASGGLGSYAIQLINTAGANAIGVISDESKRDFVMGLGAKGVLNRKDFNCWGQMPTVNTPEYAAWFKEARKFGAAIWEITGKGNNVDMVFEHPGEATFPVSTFVCKKGGMVVICAGTSGFNLTFDVRYMWMHQKRLQGSHFAHLKQAAAANKLMVERRLDPCMSEVFSWADLPDAHMKMLRNEHKPGNMSVLVQAPRTGLRTLEDVLEAGK; translated from the coding sequence ATGGCTTTGGACACACAAACCGGACCGCTGTCTTACGAGGCTCCTGAAAAAGACCTGTATGAGGTCGGTGAAATGCCACCCATGGGCTATGTTCCCAAGAAAATGTACGCCTGGGCCATCCGCAAAGACCGCCACGGTGAGCCGGATTCTGCAATGTTGCAGGAAGTGGTTGAGGTTCCTGAGCTGGACAGCCACGACGTTTTGGTTTTGGTGATGGCCGCTGGTGTCAACTATAATGGCGTTTGGGCCGCCTTGGGCAAGCCAATCTCGCCGTTTGACGGGCACAAGGCCCCCTATCATGTTGCCGGGTCTGATGCTGCGGGTATCGTTTGGGCCGTGGGTGACAAGGTCAAGCGCTGGAAGATCGGCGATGAAGTTGTCATTCACTGCAACCAGGATGATGGCGACGACGAAGAATGCAACGGCGGCGATCCGATGTATTCCCCCAGCCAGCGGATCTGGGGCTATGAGACACCGGATGGCTCCTTTAGCCAGTTCACCCGGGTGCAAAGCCAGCAGCTGATGCCGCGCCCCAAGCATCTGACCTGGGAGGAAAGCGCCTGCTATACGCTGACGCTGGCCACCGCCTATCGGATGTTGTTTGGGCATGAGCCCCACGATCTGAAGCCGGGCCAGAACGTTCTGGTCTGGGGCGCATCGGGTGGTCTGGGATCCTACGCGATCCAGCTGATCAACACGGCGGGCGCCAATGCAATCGGGGTGATCTCGGACGAGAGCAAACGGGACTTTGTCATGGGGCTGGGCGCCAAGGGCGTGTTGAACCGCAAGGATTTCAACTGCTGGGGCCAGATGCCGACAGTGAACACACCGGAATACGCCGCCTGGTTCAAAGAAGCGCGCAAATTTGGCGCCGCCATCTGGGAGATCACCGGTAAGGGCAACAACGTCGACATGGTGTTTGAACACCCTGGCGAGGCGACCTTCCCGGTTTCGACCTTTGTTTGTAAAAAAGGCGGCATGGTGGTGATCTGTGCGGGCACCTCCGGCTTTAACCTGACCTTCGACGTGCGCTACATGTGGATGCACCAGAAGCGCCTGCAGGGCTCTCACTTTGCCCACCTGAAGCAGGCTGCCGCTGCGAACAAGCTGATGGTTGAACGTCGCCTTGACCCCTGCATGTCGGAAGTCTTCTCTTGGGCGGATCTGCCGGATGCGCATATGAAAATGCTGCGCAACGAGCACAAGCCGGGCAATATGTCGGTTCTGGTTCAGGCGCCAAGAACCGGTCTGCGCACCCTTGAAGATGTGCTTGAAGCGGGCAAATAA